A region from the Halosolutus gelatinilyticus genome encodes:
- the pfkB gene encoding 1-phosphofructokinase encodes MIASVTLNPAVDYTVELSEPLAAGQVARTAEHRYDAGGKGINVSKYLVELGVETVATGIAGGFLGRYLLDQLSGQGIAADFVEIDGGTRLNTTILDGEGEYKINQNGRRVPAFAIDEVVDVLREHDPETVVVAGSLPTGLGTEMIDLLADAGSWETVVDVDGETLSALDGDYALCKPNADELAAATDREVDDPRSATVAARELRRAGFDRVVASLGGDGAVMATPEQELHAPARDVEVVDTVGAGDALLAGVLASRAAGESDAAALRSGIAVASRVVSVSGTRAPSLTNVLDDRERISVSGR; translated from the coding sequence ATGATCGCTAGCGTGACCCTCAACCCGGCGGTCGATTACACGGTCGAACTCTCGGAACCGCTCGCGGCGGGCCAGGTTGCCAGGACGGCCGAGCACCGGTACGACGCGGGCGGGAAGGGGATCAACGTCTCGAAGTACCTGGTCGAACTCGGCGTCGAGACCGTCGCGACCGGCATCGCCGGCGGCTTCCTCGGCCGGTACCTCCTCGATCAGCTCTCCGGGCAGGGGATCGCCGCCGATTTCGTCGAGATCGACGGCGGAACGCGGCTCAACACGACGATCCTCGACGGCGAAGGCGAGTACAAGATCAACCAGAACGGGCGGCGGGTTCCGGCGTTCGCGATCGACGAGGTCGTGGACGTCCTCCGCGAGCACGATCCGGAGACGGTCGTCGTCGCGGGGAGCCTGCCGACCGGACTCGGCACCGAGATGATCGATTTGCTCGCCGACGCTGGCTCCTGGGAGACGGTCGTCGACGTCGACGGTGAAACTTTGTCGGCGCTCGACGGCGACTACGCGCTCTGCAAGCCGAATGCCGACGAACTCGCGGCGGCGACCGACCGGGAGGTCGACGATCCGCGATCTGCGACGGTCGCCGCGCGGGAACTTCGCCGGGCGGGATTCGATCGCGTCGTCGCGTCGCTCGGGGGCGACGGCGCGGTGATGGCGACGCCGGAGCAGGAGCTGCACGCCCCTGCGCGCGACGTCGAGGTGGTCGACACCGTCGGCGCGGGCGACGCCCTCCTGGCAGGCGTCCTCGCGTCCCGCGCCGCGGGCGAGTCCGACGCGGCGGCGCTGCGTTCCGGCATCGCGGTCGCGTCCCGCGTCGTCTCCGTCTCGGGGACGCGCGCGCCCTCGCTGACGAACGTGCTCGACGATCGGGAGCGGATCTCCGTTTCGGGCCGCTGA
- the glpR gene encoding HTH-type transcriptional regulator GlpR — protein MLPEQRKRTIVELVSDRDGCSVEELADGLDVSKATIRRDLDDLEADRLIERSHGGAVPVTAVGREQTYVQKEVQNLDAKVAIGSRAATEIHDGQVIFFDSGTTTMQVARQAPTDASFIPVTNSPLIALELGKEATDVKLTGGTLRHRTRALVGPSAEAFMERTNFDLLFLGTNAIDGSGALTTPNEDEASVKSLMVDRAERVVLVADRTKFGERSFVEFASLDDVDVLATDEEPTGDLAEACTAADVTVGVEVPDDR, from the coding sequence ATGTTACCCGAACAGCGGAAACGCACGATCGTCGAACTCGTCTCGGATCGGGACGGCTGCTCGGTCGAGGAACTCGCCGACGGACTCGACGTCTCGAAGGCGACGATCCGACGAGATCTCGACGACTTGGAGGCGGACCGACTCATCGAACGATCCCACGGCGGCGCGGTGCCGGTGACCGCCGTCGGCCGCGAGCAGACGTACGTCCAGAAGGAAGTCCAAAACCTCGACGCGAAAGTCGCGATCGGCTCCCGGGCGGCGACGGAGATCCACGACGGGCAGGTGATCTTTTTCGACTCCGGGACGACGACGATGCAGGTCGCGAGACAGGCGCCGACCGACGCGTCGTTCATCCCGGTGACGAACTCGCCGCTGATCGCGCTGGAACTCGGCAAGGAGGCGACGGACGTGAAACTCACCGGCGGGACGCTCCGCCACCGGACGCGGGCGCTCGTCGGACCGAGCGCGGAGGCGTTCATGGAGCGGACGAACTTCGATCTCCTCTTTCTGGGGACGAACGCGATCGACGGCTCGGGCGCGCTGACGACGCCGAACGAGGACGAGGCGAGCGTGAAGTCGCTCATGGTCGATCGCGCGGAGCGCGTCGTGCTCGTGGCCGATCGCACCAAGTTCGGCGAGCGAAGCTTCGTCGAGTTCGCGTCGCTGGACGACGTCGACGTCCTCGCGACCGACGAGGAGCCGACCGGCGATCTCGCCGAAGCGTGCACGGCGGCGGACGTGACCGTCGGTGTGGAGGTGCCGGATGATCGCTAG
- a CDS encoding isocitrate/isopropylmalate dehydrogenase family protein, whose amino-acid sequence MTHEIAVIPGDGIGREVTPAAVAVLEALDIDFEFVEADAGDAVKEETGEALPQETYELAASADATLFGAAGETAADVILPLRSAVDSFVNIRPATAYPGIDAVRPETDLVFLRENTEGVYAGLEDRLTEDVATLTRLTTRSASRRLAEFACDYVEDSDRDGFTIAHKANVMRETDGLFRDTVAEVADDRGVKADEVLMDAFATRVCLDPTQFDVVVCPNLAGDVLSDLAAGLVGGLGLLPSANVGPDRALFEPVHGTAPDIAGEGVANPAATIISAAMLLEYLGHHDEAAAVTEAVETTLVEGPRTPDLGGDASTEDVTNAIVDRV is encoded by the coding sequence ATGACGCACGAGATCGCCGTCATTCCGGGCGACGGAATCGGACGGGAAGTGACGCCGGCAGCGGTCGCGGTCCTCGAGGCGCTCGATATCGACTTCGAGTTCGTCGAGGCCGACGCGGGCGACGCGGTGAAGGAAGAAACGGGCGAGGCGCTCCCGCAGGAAACGTACGAGCTGGCCGCGTCGGCGGACGCGACGCTGTTCGGCGCGGCCGGCGAAACGGCCGCCGACGTGATTCTTCCCCTCCGGAGTGCTGTGGATTCGTTCGTCAACATCCGCCCCGCGACGGCGTACCCGGGGATCGACGCCGTTCGACCCGAGACGGATCTGGTCTTTCTCCGCGAGAACACCGAGGGCGTCTACGCCGGTCTCGAGGATCGGCTGACCGAGGACGTCGCAACGCTGACGCGGCTCACGACCCGGTCGGCCTCGCGACGGCTCGCCGAGTTCGCCTGCGACTACGTCGAGGATAGCGATCGCGACGGATTCACGATCGCCCACAAGGCCAACGTGATGCGCGAGACGGACGGTCTCTTCCGGGACACCGTCGCCGAGGTCGCCGACGATCGCGGCGTCAAGGCGGACGAGGTGCTGATGGACGCCTTCGCGACGCGGGTCTGTCTCGACCCAACCCAGTTCGACGTCGTCGTCTGTCCGAACCTCGCCGGCGACGTTCTCTCGGACCTCGCGGCCGGTCTCGTCGGCGGGCTCGGGCTGCTCCCCAGCGCGAACGTCGGCCCCGATCGGGCGCTGTTCGAACCGGTCCACGGCACGGCGCCGGATATCGCCGGCGAGGGCGTGGCGAACCCGGCCGCGACGATCATCTCCGCGGCGATGCTGCTCGAGTACCTCGGCCACCACGACGAGGCCGCCGCGGTCACCGAGGCCGTCGAGACGACGCTCGTCGAGGGACCGCGGACGCCGGACCTCGGCGGCGACGCCTCGACCGAGGACGTCACGAACGCGATCGTCGATCGGGTGTAA
- a CDS encoding vWA domain-containing protein, whose product MPSERRRFLALCGACTGSTIAGCSTLADRSPWSDESDGVDDWQYSPPDEDDGGWHFGGTDAAFEADAASAGGEPIGLAAGGAADVGTFRRNVYEGYLPIPESMASEGLFHEYYFDTAGDGSCGSLFCPTYTPAVSPDPLSGETERYLSVGMDSGLSQSDFERPPLNLVIVLDISGSMSASFSDYYYDAYGNEREAEGDTSQPKIDVAKDALVSLTRHLRPDDRLGVVLFNHEAHLAKPLRAVEETDMDAIRGHIQDDIRATGGTNVSAAMERSEEVIAEYGGADRGEYENRSILITDAQINVGETDADELRGSLEANADRGHHTTVIGVGVDFNADLIDQITAVRGANYYSVYSAEEFERRVDDGFEYMVTPLVYGLSLELDAEGYEIAGVYGSDAAEPSTGELMRVNTLFPSERTDGEAKGGVVLVRIERTDDAESSEGRNLTLEASWETRSGDRESTTEDVSIPSGNEEYGNGAVRKAILLARYADLLTNWTVYERDETLVDEREGIDRPPAADRLGEWELESDPLSVSDRYESRLGAYREYLDAEMDAIDDADLGRELELLDEILAAT is encoded by the coding sequence ATGCCTTCGGAACGGCGACGATTTCTGGCGCTGTGTGGGGCCTGCACCGGGAGCACGATCGCGGGGTGTTCGACGCTGGCGGATCGGAGCCCGTGGAGCGACGAATCGGACGGCGTCGACGACTGGCAGTATTCGCCCCCCGACGAGGACGACGGCGGCTGGCACTTCGGCGGAACCGACGCCGCATTCGAAGCGGACGCCGCCAGTGCCGGCGGCGAACCGATCGGCCTGGCCGCGGGCGGCGCCGCGGACGTGGGAACGTTCAGGCGCAACGTCTACGAGGGGTACCTGCCGATCCCCGAGAGCATGGCCTCCGAGGGGTTGTTTCACGAGTACTACTTCGATACCGCCGGCGATGGCTCCTGCGGGTCGCTGTTCTGTCCGACCTACACGCCCGCCGTCTCGCCGGATCCACTCTCGGGCGAGACGGAGCGGTACCTCTCGGTGGGGATGGACTCCGGTCTCTCGCAGTCCGACTTCGAGCGTCCGCCGCTGAACCTCGTGATCGTCCTCGATATTTCGGGATCGATGAGCGCGAGTTTCAGCGACTACTACTACGACGCCTACGGGAACGAACGGGAAGCGGAGGGGGACACGAGTCAACCGAAGATCGACGTCGCGAAGGACGCGCTCGTCTCGTTGACCCGCCACCTCCGGCCCGACGATCGGCTCGGGGTCGTCCTCTTCAACCACGAGGCCCACCTGGCGAAACCCCTTCGCGCCGTCGAAGAGACCGACATGGACGCGATCCGGGGACACATTCAGGACGATATTCGCGCCACCGGCGGGACCAACGTCTCGGCCGCGATGGAGCGCAGCGAGGAGGTGATAGCCGAGTACGGCGGCGCCGATCGCGGCGAGTACGAGAACCGATCGATCCTGATCACCGACGCCCAGATCAACGTGGGCGAGACCGACGCCGACGAACTGCGCGGAAGTTTGGAGGCGAACGCCGACCGAGGCCACCACACGACGGTGATCGGCGTCGGCGTCGACTTCAACGCCGATCTGATCGATCAGATCACCGCCGTCCGCGGCGCGAACTACTATAGCGTCTACTCGGCCGAGGAGTTCGAGCGCCGCGTGGATGACGGGTTCGAGTACATGGTGACGCCGCTGGTGTACGGCCTCTCGCTGGAACTCGACGCGGAGGGGTACGAGATCGCGGGGGTGTACGGATCGGACGCCGCGGAGCCGTCGACCGGGGAACTCATGCGCGTGAACACGCTGTTCCCGTCGGAGCGGACTGACGGGGAGGCGAAAGGCGGCGTTGTCCTCGTGCGGATCGAACGAACGGACGACGCGGAATCGAGCGAGGGAAGGAATCTGACCCTCGAAGCGAGCTGGGAGACCCGATCGGGCGATCGCGAGTCGACGACCGAGGACGTCTCGATCCCGTCCGGCAACGAGGAGTACGGCAACGGTGCGGTTCGAAAGGCGATTCTGCTCGCGCGGTACGCCGACCTGCTGACGAATTGGACCGTCTACGAGCGCGACGAGACGCTCGTCGACGAGCGCGAGGGAATCGATCGGCCGCCCGCCGCCGATCGACTCGGCGAGTGGGAACTGGAGTCCGATCCGCTTTCGGTCTCCGATCGGTACGAATCTCGGCTTGGCGCCTACCGGGAGTACCTCGACGCGGAGATGGACGCGATCGACGACGCCGATCTGGGTCGAGAACTCGAGTTGCTGGACGAGATTCTCGCGGCGACCTGA
- the leuD gene encoding 3-isopropylmalate dehydratase small subunit produces the protein MTDADGVEIPEVDYVSGTGIPIRGNDIDTDQIIPARFMKVVTFDGLGEFAFFDVRFDENDDPKAHPMNEERFRNSSIMVVNNNFGCGSSREHAPQALMRWGIDAIVGEGFAEIFAGNCLALGIPTVTADSETVQELQEWVDANPDGEIEVDVEAETVTYGGETIDVTVDDAQRKALVEGVWDTTALMKSNAGEVRRKAEELPYVEDAAIPEAE, from the coding sequence ATGACGGACGCTGATGGGGTCGAGATCCCCGAAGTCGACTACGTTTCCGGCACGGGCATCCCGATCCGGGGCAACGACATCGACACCGATCAGATCATCCCGGCGCGGTTCATGAAGGTCGTCACCTTCGACGGCCTCGGCGAGTTCGCGTTCTTCGACGTGCGCTTCGACGAGAACGACGACCCCAAAGCGCACCCGATGAACGAGGAGCGGTTCCGGAACTCCTCGATCATGGTCGTCAACAACAACTTCGGCTGCGGCTCTTCGCGCGAGCACGCCCCGCAGGCGCTGATGCGCTGGGGAATCGACGCGATCGTCGGCGAAGGCTTCGCCGAGATCTTCGCCGGCAACTGCCTCGCGCTCGGCATTCCGACAGTCACCGCCGACAGCGAGACCGTCCAGGAACTGCAGGAGTGGGTCGACGCGAATCCCGACGGCGAGATAGAGGTCGACGTCGAGGCCGAGACCGTCACCTACGGGGGCGAGACGATCGACGTCACCGTCGACGACGCCCAGCGGAAGGCGCTCGTCGAGGGCGTCTGGGACACGACGGCGCTGATGAAGTCCAACGCCGGCGAAGTGCGGCGGAAGGCCGAGGAACTGCCGTACGTCGAGGACGCGGCGATTCCCGAAGCCGAGTAG
- the leuC gene encoding 3-isopropylmalate dehydratase large subunit: MSEGTLYDKVWDRHKVTTLPTGQDQLFVGLHLIHEVTSPQAFGMLRERDLEVAYPDLTHATVDHIVPTADQTRPYGDDAAEEMMAELEENVREAGIDFSDPTSGDQGIVHVVGPEQGLTQPGKTIVCGDSHTSTHGAFGALAFGIGTSQIRDVLATGTVAMEKQKVRKIQIDGELGEGVEAKDVILEIIRRLGTEGGVGYVYEYAGEAIENLGMEGRMSICNMSIEGGARAGYVNPDETTFEWLKETDYFQDNPSKFDELEPYWESIASEDDAEYDDVVTIDANALDPVVTWGTTPGQGVGISDPIPTPEELPEDKRDTARRAQEHMRVEPGDTMEGYEIDVAFLGSCTNARLPDLRRAAAIVEGRQVHDDVRAMVVPGSQRVQRTAEEEGLKDVFEAAGFDWRNAGCSMCLGMNEDQLEGDEASASSSNRNFVGRQGSKDGRTVLMNPQMVAAAAIEGNVTDVRELKEVTAV, translated from the coding sequence ATGAGCGAGGGAACGCTGTACGACAAGGTGTGGGATCGCCACAAGGTGACGACGCTGCCGACGGGACAGGATCAGCTGTTCGTCGGACTCCACCTCATCCACGAGGTGACCAGCCCGCAGGCGTTCGGGATGCTCCGCGAGCGCGACCTCGAAGTCGCCTATCCCGACCTGACCCACGCGACGGTCGACCACATCGTCCCGACGGCGGACCAGACCCGACCCTACGGCGACGACGCGGCCGAGGAGATGATGGCCGAACTCGAGGAGAACGTCCGCGAGGCGGGCATCGACTTCTCGGACCCCACCAGCGGCGACCAGGGGATCGTCCACGTCGTCGGCCCGGAGCAGGGCCTCACGCAGCCGGGGAAGACGATCGTCTGCGGCGACAGCCACACTTCGACCCACGGCGCGTTCGGCGCGCTGGCGTTCGGGATCGGCACCAGCCAGATCCGGGACGTGCTCGCGACGGGCACCGTCGCCATGGAGAAACAGAAGGTACGCAAGATCCAGATCGACGGCGAACTCGGCGAGGGCGTCGAGGCGAAGGACGTCATTCTGGAGATCATCCGCCGACTCGGCACCGAGGGCGGCGTCGGCTACGTCTACGAGTACGCCGGCGAGGCGATCGAGAACCTCGGGATGGAGGGGCGGATGTCGATCTGCAACATGTCGATCGAGGGCGGCGCCCGCGCGGGGTACGTCAACCCCGACGAGACCACCTTCGAGTGGCTGAAAGAGACGGATTACTTCCAGGACAACCCCTCCAAGTTCGACGAACTCGAGCCCTACTGGGAGTCGATTGCCAGCGAGGACGACGCGGAGTACGACGACGTCGTGACGATCGACGCGAACGCACTCGACCCGGTCGTCACCTGGGGGACGACTCCGGGACAGGGCGTCGGTATCTCCGATCCGATCCCGACGCCGGAAGAGCTCCCCGAGGACAAGCGGGACACCGCGCGACGCGCCCAGGAACACATGCGCGTCGAACCGGGCGACACGATGGAGGGCTACGAGATCGACGTGGCCTTCCTCGGGTCCTGTACGAACGCCCGCCTGCCCGACCTGCGCCGCGCGGCGGCGATCGTCGAGGGGCGGCAGGTTCACGACGACGTCCGCGCGATGGTCGTCCCCGGCAGCCAGCGCGTCCAGCGGACCGCCGAGGAGGAGGGGCTGAAGGACGTCTTCGAGGCCGCCGGCTTCGACTGGCGCAACGCCGGCTGTTCGATGTGTCTCGGCATGAACGAGGACCAACTGGAAGGCGACGAAGCCTCCGCGTCGTCGTCGAACCGGAACTTCGTCGGCCGTCAGGGGTCGAAGGACGGCCGCACCGTCCTGATGAACCCGCAGATGGTCGCCGCGGCGGCGATCGAAGGGAACGTCACTGACGTGCGCGAACTGAAGGAGGTGACCGCCGTATGA
- the ilvC gene encoding ketol-acid reductoisomerase, with protein MTDEFTTDIYYDDDADVSTLDDDTVAVLGYGSQGHAHALNLHESGVDVVVGLRENSSSRSAAEADGLTVTTPAEAVSKATYVSVLVPDTVQADVYENAIRPNLEPGDTLQFAHGLNIHYNQIQPPEGVDVTMVAPKSPGHLVRRNFENDEGTPGLLAIYQDTTGDAQERALSYAKGIGCTRAGVIETTFQEEVESDLFGEQAVLCGGVTALVKHGYETLVDAGYSPEIAYFECLNELKLIVDLMYEGGNMEMWNSVSDTAEYGGLTRGDRIVDETVRENMEEVLEEVQNGEFAREWILENQAGRPSYTQLRQAEQEHEIEDVGGRLRELFAWADDGEEDETDAAEVPADD; from the coding sequence ATGACTGACGAATTCACCACCGACATCTACTACGACGACGACGCGGACGTATCGACGCTCGACGACGACACCGTAGCCGTCCTCGGCTACGGCAGCCAGGGCCACGCCCACGCGCTCAACCTTCACGAGAGCGGGGTTGACGTGGTCGTCGGCCTGCGCGAGAACTCCTCGTCGCGATCGGCCGCGGAAGCCGACGGACTCACCGTCACGACGCCGGCCGAGGCCGTCTCGAAGGCGACCTACGTCTCCGTGCTGGTCCCCGACACGGTCCAGGCGGACGTCTACGAGAACGCGATCCGGCCCAACCTCGAACCCGGCGACACGCTCCAGTTCGCCCACGGGCTGAATATCCACTACAACCAGATCCAGCCGCCGGAGGGCGTCGACGTGACGATGGTCGCGCCGAAGAGCCCGGGCCACCTCGTCCGTCGCAACTTCGAGAACGACGAGGGGACGCCCGGTCTGTTAGCGATCTACCAGGACACGACCGGCGACGCTCAGGAACGCGCGCTCTCGTACGCGAAGGGGATCGGCTGTACCCGAGCGGGCGTCATCGAGACGACGTTCCAGGAGGAAGTCGAGTCCGACCTCTTCGGCGAGCAGGCCGTCCTCTGTGGCGGCGTCACCGCGCTCGTCAAGCACGGCTACGAGACGCTCGTCGACGCCGGCTACTCGCCCGAGATCGCCTACTTCGAGTGCCTGAACGAGCTCAAACTCATCGTCGATCTGATGTACGAAGGCGGGAACATGGAGATGTGGAACTCCGTCTCCGACACCGCCGAGTACGGCGGTCTCACCCGCGGCGATCGGATCGTCGACGAGACGGTTCGCGAGAACATGGAGGAGGTCCTCGAGGAGGTCCAGAACGGCGAGTTCGCCCGCGAGTGGATCCTCGAGAACCAGGCCGGCCGCCCGAGCTACACCCAGCTCCGACAGGCCGAGCAGGAACACGAGATCGAGGATGTCGGCGGCCGACTGCGCGAGCTGTTCGCCTGGGCCGACGACGGCGAGGAGGACGAAACGGACGCCGCCGAAGTGCCGGCGGACGACTGA
- the ilvN gene encoding acetolactate synthase small subunit — translation MRRGLDGPAPEERPTPEGRRNDQGIRIDPEVEATHLPRRTVISTLVQHEPGVLAEVSGLFSRRQFNIESLTVGPTDDEDRARITLVVEEPDPGIDQVKKQLRKLVPVISVRELAPDAMRRELALVKVDAERPDQVAAVADMYDATTVDSSPETATFEITGARQKIEAAIETFGQFGIREISRTGTTALARGTAETAAPVSATESATDQPTQQDQYTADDD, via the coding sequence ATGAGGCGGGGACTCGACGGACCGGCTCCGGAGGAGCGGCCGACCCCCGAGGGGCGGCGCAACGACCAGGGCATTCGCATCGACCCCGAAGTCGAGGCGACGCACCTGCCGCGGCGCACCGTCATCTCGACGCTGGTCCAACACGAACCCGGCGTACTCGCCGAAGTCTCGGGCCTGTTCTCGAGGCGGCAGTTCAACATCGAGAGCCTCACCGTCGGCCCGACCGACGACGAGGACCGCGCTCGGATCACGCTGGTGGTCGAGGAACCCGACCCCGGCATCGACCAGGTCAAGAAGCAACTGCGCAAGCTGGTGCCGGTCATCTCGGTGCGCGAGCTCGCGCCCGACGCGATGCGCCGAGAGCTGGCGCTCGTGAAGGTCGACGCCGAGCGACCGGACCAGGTAGCCGCGGTCGCGGACATGTACGACGCCACGACTGTCGACTCCAGCCCGGAGACGGCGACCTTCGAGATCACGGGCGCCCGCCAGAAGATCGAGGCCGCGATCGAGACGTTCGGCCAGTTCGGAATCCGCGAGATCTCTCGGACCGGAACGACGGCACTCGCCCGCGGCACCGCGGAGACTGCGGCGCCGGTGAGCGCGACGGAATCGGCAACCGACCAACCCACCCAACAAGACCAATACACAGCAGACGATGACTGA
- the ilvB gene encoding biosynthetic-type acetolactate synthase large subunit, translated as MSERAASVTPAEEQDDEQPDADAQIADGAAPDATEESETTPEPVTTGAEAVVRALENAGVEYAFGVQGGAIMPVYDALYDSDIYHVTMAHEQGAAHAADAYGIVSGEPGICLATSGPGATNLVTGIADADMDSDPMVALTGQVPTAFVGNDAFQETDTTGVTTPITKENTFSSDPDRVGTDVSEAFALARDGRPGPTLVDLPKDVTKSETDREPDDPRVPDTYEVQERADEEIVAAAAERIENAAKPVMLLGGGVIKGEASDVCREFAIEHEIPVITTMPGIGAFPEDHELSLEMAGMHGTGYANMAITHCDALIGIGTRFDDRLTGGIETFAPDAELIHVDIDPAEISKNIRADYPLVGDAATVVEQLCEAIDASPKVAKWRAQCQQWKSDYSMAYEAPEDEPVQPEFVVEALDEATSDRAIVTTGVGQHQMWACQYWTYTEPRTWVSSHGLGTMGYGLPAAIGARLAADDDQEVVCIDGDGSFLMTLQELSVAVRENLDITVAVLNNEYIGMVRQWQDAFFEGRHSASEYHWCPEFDKLAEAFGARGFRIDDYDEVAETIEAALAYDGPSVIDVHIDPEANVYPMVPSGGDNGQFALTEEQL; from the coding sequence ATGAGCGAACGCGCAGCATCCGTTACGCCAGCGGAGGAACAGGACGACGAACAGCCGGACGCGGACGCCCAGATCGCCGACGGCGCGGCGCCCGACGCCACGGAGGAGTCCGAGACGACGCCCGAGCCGGTCACGACGGGCGCCGAGGCCGTCGTCCGCGCGCTCGAGAACGCGGGCGTCGAGTACGCGTTCGGCGTCCAGGGCGGCGCGATCATGCCCGTCTACGACGCGCTGTACGACTCGGACATCTACCACGTAACGATGGCCCACGAACAGGGCGCGGCCCACGCGGCCGACGCCTACGGCATCGTCTCGGGCGAGCCGGGCATCTGTCTGGCCACGTCGGGACCGGGCGCGACGAACCTCGTCACCGGCATCGCCGACGCCGACATGGACTCGGATCCGATGGTCGCGCTGACCGGCCAGGTCCCGACGGCGTTCGTCGGCAACGACGCCTTTCAGGAGACCGACACGACCGGCGTCACGACGCCGATCACGAAGGAGAACACCTTCTCGAGCGACCCGGATCGCGTCGGCACCGACGTCAGCGAGGCGTTCGCCCTCGCCCGCGACGGCCGGCCCGGCCCGACGCTGGTCGACCTCCCGAAGGACGTCACCAAGTCCGAGACCGATCGCGAGCCCGACGACCCCCGCGTGCCCGACACGTACGAGGTCCAAGAGCGGGCCGACGAGGAGATCGTCGCGGCGGCCGCAGAGCGCATCGAGAACGCGGCGAAGCCCGTGATGCTGCTCGGCGGCGGCGTCATCAAGGGCGAGGCCAGCGACGTCTGCCGGGAGTTCGCGATCGAACACGAGATCCCGGTCATCACCACGATGCCCGGCATCGGGGCGTTCCCCGAGGATCACGAACTCTCGCTCGAGATGGCCGGCATGCACGGCACCGGGTACGCCAACATGGCGATCACCCACTGCGACGCGCTGATCGGTATCGGCACTCGGTTCGACGATCGCCTGACCGGCGGCATCGAGACCTTCGCACCCGACGCGGAGCTCATCCACGTCGACATCGATCCCGCCGAGATCTCGAAGAACATCAGGGCGGACTACCCGCTGGTCGGCGACGCCGCGACCGTCGTCGAACAGCTGTGCGAGGCGATCGACGCCTCGCCCAAGGTGGCGAAGTGGCGCGCCCAGTGCCAGCAGTGGAAGTCCGACTACTCGATGGCCTACGAGGCCCCCGAGGACGAACCCGTGCAACCGGAGTTCGTCGTCGAGGCCTTGGACGAGGCGACGAGCGATCGCGCGATCGTCACCACGGGCGTCGGCCAGCACCAGATGTGGGCCTGCCAGTACTGGACCTACACCGAACCCCGGACGTGGGTCTCCAGCCACGGGCTCGGCACGATGGGCTACGGCCTCCCGGCGGCGATCGGCGCCCGTCTCGCGGCCGACGACGACCAGGAGGTCGTCTGCATCGACGGCGACGGCTCGTTCCTGATGACCTTACAGGAGCTGTCCGTGGCCGTCCGCGAGAACCTGGACATCACGGTCGCCGTGCTCAACAACGAGTACATCGGGATGGTTCGACAGTGGCAGGACGCCTTCTTCGAGGGCCGCCACTCTGCCTCGGAGTACCACTGGTGTCCCGAGTTCGACAAACTCGCCGAAGCCTTCGGCGCGAGAGGGTTCCGGATCGACGACTACGACGAGGTCGCCGAGACGATCGAGGCCGCGCTGGCCTACGACGGCCCCTCGGTGATCGACGTCCATATCGATCCCGAGGCGAACGTCTACCCGATGGTTCCGAGCGGCGGCGACAACGGCCAGTTCGCACTGACGGAGGAGCAGCTATGA